TGAATTTCAAAAGCTAAATCGTAAAAATAAAAAGGAGTACAAGTACTTGCTCTGAACCCGCTATGACTTGTATATCCCATAGAATAATCCTCGGCTATTTCTAAATCTATTAAATTTTGATAAGTTTCAGGTAATGATAATCTTAAAAAATGCTGACGAGAACGTTTTATCGGCATATTAATAATATTTTCTAAACGTTCTTTTTCTTTTTTTAATAATACATTATCACTCATTGTATGATATGATGGATGTAAACCTACCCTAGCATAATCAACCATATCTTTTATCAATAATTTAAACTTAGTTTTTGATGCAGATACATTGGTGTCAAATGTTGTATAATCACCTATTAGAAAGAAAAAAACAGTTCTAACTTTATATATTTTTTTTAATTCTAATATCGATTTAAAAGTATCAAAAGGATCTCGTTTGATATTAAATACAACAGCAAATCGATCCCAAATAGTAAAAATTTTCAATTGTGATGCATCTTTTAAAAACCCACCTATCGTTCTTATAAAACTTTTATGCTTATAAGCAAAAGCATTGTCAACATCAATAGTAGAAATGTATTCATATTTTCTAGTAGCATGTTCGTAATCTGGAAACTTTATTTTTAAAATTTCTAAAAATTTATATGCCCAAATATCAACAAGTGGCTTTTCTAAAAAACCATTTTTAAAAGCAATACTTTCTGTAGCCAAAAAACGAGCATGCGTATCTTTTATGTGAGGTAGATACTCTTCGTATCTAGAAATCAAATAAAAAGTTGCGGCAAAAATATCAAAAGGAATTTCAGATTTTTCATCTGTAGCAAAAAAACAAGGAATACTATCCCATTTTTTAATATGTATTTCAAAATTTTTTACTCCTTGCTGATTTAACAACTCGTTACTTTTAATAAAAAACTCTTTACCTAATGCTACCTTTGTGTATGAAAATTTAGGTCCATTATATGCTACAAACTCTTCTACTGTTGATGTAAATTGAATCGATATTTGTAAAATACGTGTAAAAACACGTTTAAAAACATACCGAATACGAGGTGTAATTTCTGGGGTATATATCAGTATCATAGTTGTTCGATGATTTTCAGAGAACATAAGTAAGTATTAATATTACTTTTCATCTACAGAGCTAAAATACGTTTTGTTCCGTAATTATTAAATGATTCTTATCTTTTTATCTAACGTAATACAGCTTCTTTATTTTTAATAATAAATAAAACACCTTACTCGCTTTTGATTTTACTAATAAGTGATTAATCTGTAAGATTAACCTCAACTCTTTACAAGGTTTATTATCTAATATACAATATTTTATTAAATTCTTTTTCATAAGGTATTCTATCAAAAATAGTTATAAATACAATCCATTTTTTGCACAAGCCAAAGAACCGCTGTATATTTGCACACTATTTTTTAAATTAAAACATGAAGATTATTATAGCTGGTGCTGGAGATGTTGGTTTCCATTTAGCTAAACTCCTTTCTTACGAGTCACAAGATACTTATGTTATTGACTCTGATGGCGAAAAGCTAAATTACATCAATAACCATTTAGACGTTATCACTAAAAAAGGTGACGCTACTTCTATTAATTTATTAAAAGAAATAGGTATTGAATCTGCTGATTTGTTGTTAGCAGTTACTGAAAGCCAAAACACTAATTTTACAATATCAGTAATAGGGAAAGCACTAGGTGTAAAAAAAACCATTGCTAGAATTAACAATCCTGAGTTTTTAAAGAACGATAGTATTAACTTTAAAAATTTTGGTGTTGATTTTATGATTTCTCCTGAAGCTTTAGCTGCCGAAGAAATAAAAATGCTTTTAAATCAATCTTCTTTTAACGATACTGTTGCTTTTGAAAATGGTGTGTTTAATATAATGGGAACAACCCTTGGATATAAATCTCCTATATTAAATTTAACCGTAAAAGAAGCTAAAGAAAAATTTAGTTTGGTTGATTTTATTACTATCGCCATAAAACGAGAAGGAATTGCACAAACAATTATTCCTCGTGGTGACACTACTTACAAAATTAACGATCAAGTTTATTTTTCAGTACCAAATTATAGTATTAATAAACTACATCCTATTATTGGTAAAAAGCAAATAGACATTAAAAATGTAATGATTCTTGGCGGAAGTAATATTGGTCAGAAAACATCTAAAAGTCTTTGTAAAGATAATTTTAATGTAAAACTCATTGAACGTAAAAAAGAAAAAGCCTTAAACATTGCTGAAGATTTAATAGACACTTTAGTTATTCATGGTGATGGTAGAGATTTAGAGCTTTTAGAAGAAGAAAACATCCGAGAAATGGATGCTTTTATTGCTGTTACTGGCGATTCTGAAACCAACATAATGTCTTGTTTAGTAGCAAAATCGAAAGGTGTTAAAAAAACAATAGCATTAGTTGAAAACATGGATTACATCCATATTTCACAAACTATTGGTATTGATACGCTTATCAATAAAAAATTAATTGCGGCAAGTAATATTTTTCGACACATTCGTAAAGGAGAAATTTTAGCACTAGCCAACTTACATAATATTGATGCCGAAGTTTTTGAGTTTGAAGTGCAACTAAATGCAAAAGTAACTCAAAAACCAATTAAAGAATTACGCTTCCCTAGAGAAGCAGTTTTTGGAGGTGTAATTAGAGATGGAAAACCTCATATGTCTTTTGGTGATTTTCAATTACAAAGTGGCGATAAAGCAATTGTTTTTTGCTTACCCGAAGCAATATCAATTGTAGAAGATTTATTCAACTAATGGAGAATTTTAATTTAAAACTAATTTATCGATTTTTAGGAATAACAGCGATTCTTAATGGGCTATTTATGTGGCTTACCTTACCTTTTAGTTTTTATTATGATGAACCTTCTAAATGGGGTATATTAAATGCTGCTATTATTACCGTAGCTATAGGGTTGATTCTTTATTTTTTTAATAAACCTGATACAAAAAAAATAAAGAAAAAAGAAGGATACCTCATTGTTACCTCAGGCTGGCTTATTTTAACAGTTACAGGAATGCTTCCTTATTTATTTTCTGGTAGTATCCCAAGTATCACAAACGCCCTTTTTGAAACTATTTCAGGATATTCAACAACAGGGTCATCTATTTTAACTGACATAGAATCTATGCCGAAAGGAATTCTATTTTGGCGTAGTGCTACTCACTGGATTGGTGGAATGGGAATTATTGTACTTACCATTGCAATATTGCCTTTATTAGGAATTGGAGGAATGCAATTATTTATGGCAGAAGCTCCAGGACCATCAGCAGATAAATTACACCCTCGTATTACAGATACAGCAAAACGTTTATGGCAAATTTACGTACTACTAACTCTTACTCAATTTTTATTATTGAAAGTAGCAGGTATGGGCTGGTTTGATGCACTTAATCATGCAATGGCAACTATTAGTACAGGTGGATTTTCAACGAAAAATGCAAGTGTTGCTCATTGGAACGGGAATCCTATCATACAATATATCATCATATTGTTTATGTTTTTGGCAGGTACAAATTTTGTACTCACCTATTTTGCATTAAAAGGAAAAGTTAGAAAAGTAATTCAGAGCGAA
The Tenacibaculum pacificus DNA segment above includes these coding regions:
- a CDS encoding polysaccharide deacetylase family protein — encoded protein: MILIYTPEITPRIRYVFKRVFTRILQISIQFTSTVEEFVAYNGPKFSYTKVALGKEFFIKSNELLNQQGVKNFEIHIKKWDSIPCFFATDEKSEIPFDIFAATFYLISRYEEYLPHIKDTHARFLATESIAFKNGFLEKPLVDIWAYKFLEILKIKFPDYEHATRKYEYISTIDVDNAFAYKHKSFIRTIGGFLKDASQLKIFTIWDRFAVVFNIKRDPFDTFKSILELKKIYKVRTVFFFLIGDYTTFDTNVSASKTKFKLLIKDMVDYARVGLHPSYHTMSDNVLLKKEKERLENIINMPIKRSRQHFLRLSLPETYQNLIDLEIAEDYSMGYTSHSGFRASTCTPFYFYDLAFEIQTPLKVFPFALIDTTLNDYMKLTPKQSLGKIRDLKNEVKAVNGVFITIFHNESLSNYQRWRGWRRLYSATLKIART
- the trkA gene encoding Trk system potassium transporter TrkA, encoding MKIIIAGAGDVGFHLAKLLSYESQDTYVIDSDGEKLNYINNHLDVITKKGDATSINLLKEIGIESADLLLAVTESQNTNFTISVIGKALGVKKTIARINNPEFLKNDSINFKNFGVDFMISPEALAAEEIKMLLNQSSFNDTVAFENGVFNIMGTTLGYKSPILNLTVKEAKEKFSLVDFITIAIKREGIAQTIIPRGDTTYKINDQVYFSVPNYSINKLHPIIGKKQIDIKNVMILGGSNIGQKTSKSLCKDNFNVKLIERKKEKALNIAEDLIDTLVIHGDGRDLELLEEENIREMDAFIAVTGDSETNIMSCLVAKSKGVKKTIALVENMDYIHISQTIGIDTLINKKLIAASNIFRHIRKGEILALANLHNIDAEVFEFEVQLNAKVTQKPIKELRFPREAVFGGVIRDGKPHMSFGDFQLQSGDKAIVFCLPEAISIVEDLFN
- a CDS encoding TrkH family potassium uptake protein, with product MENFNLKLIYRFLGITAILNGLFMWLTLPFSFYYDEPSKWGILNAAIITVAIGLILYFFNKPDTKKIKKKEGYLIVTSGWLILTVTGMLPYLFSGSIPSITNALFETISGYSTTGSSILTDIESMPKGILFWRSATHWIGGMGIIVLTIAILPLLGIGGMQLFMAEAPGPSADKLHPRITDTAKRLWQIYVLLTLTQFLLLKVAGMGWFDALNHAMATISTGGFSTKNASVAHWNGNPIIQYIIILFMFLAGTNFVLTYFALKGKVRKVIQSEEFKYYLFGVLGISSIIAIMIIFNQDPLLHTSIEHPMVFGKVESAIRHSLFSVISVITTTGFVTADFTMWSFFVTAIFFSLFFLGGSAGSTSGGVKIVRHIILLKSSFLEFKKSLHPNAIIPVRYDGKAVKQTIVFNILSFFVLYMLIFIMGSIILTFFGLEFYSALGACASSLGNVGPGLGSVSPVDNFNHLSTGAKWFCSFLMLIGRLELFTVLVLFTPFFWRKN